GTTGGCCGCGGCAAGATCAGCCACTTCATAGAAGAGCTGATAAGACCCCTGGTCACCGGAGATGCGCTTGATGATGCCTATAAAACCATGGCGGCTGACCGCCAGCGGGAAGAAGAAGCCCTTGCATGGAGCAATGCCATGATCACAGATGTGAAGAATGAAACGCGGTGAAGTATGGTGGGTAAATCTTGATCCCTCGATCGGAACAGAGATCAAAAAAACTCGCCCTGCTGTTATCATCAGCAATGATTCCGCCAACAAGTTCTTGAACCGGGTGCAAATAATTCCCCTAACCAGCAATGTCGAAAATTGCTATCCAAGCGAAGCCATAATCAAGCTGAATGGGAAAGATAGTAAAGCCATGGCCGATCAAATCACGACAGCCGACAAGAAACGATTGCAAGATAAAATAGGATTGCTATCGTCTAAGGACATGATGGCAATCGAAAAAGCGGTTAAAATTCACCTAGGCTTGCCCTTGTAGAGGGTTAAATGCCAGGTCAACGCATTGGTTATATCAGGGTCAGCAGTTTCGATCAGAACCCCGAACGGCAGCTGGAGGATATTTCGCTCAATAAGGTCTTTACCGACAAAGCTTCCGGCAAGGAAACCAAGCGGCCTGAGCTCGAGCCGCTCCTTGCCTTCGCTCGTGAGGGCGATGTTGTTGTTGTGCACAGCATGGATCGCCTGGCGCGAAATTTGGACGACCTGCGGCGGCTGGTCCAAATGCTGACCAAACGGGGTATCCGGATTGAGTTCGTCAAGGAAGGGTTGCATTTTACCGGCGAGGATTCGCCCATGGCAAATCTGTTGCTCTCGGTAATGGGCGCCTTCGCTGAATTTGAGCGGGCTTTGATCCGTGAGCGCCAGCGCGAAGGGATCGCCCTGGCCAAAAAACGCGGCGCGTACCGTGGCCGCAAGAAAGCGCTTTCGCCCGAGCAGGTGGCCGCTCTGCGCTAGCGGGCTGCTGCCGGCGAACAAAAAGCCGCCCTTGCCCGCGAGTTTGGCATCAGTCCCTTATAGCAAATTTTTGACTATATTTAAAAAGAAAATTTGCTATCTAAGGGACTTATATTGCGAAGCAATGTCAGCCGCGAAACCTTATACCAATATTTGAGAACGGTTGACTGACCATGCCACAAACACAACGCCAGAGTGCCCGGTTTCATGATCCCAAGAACTACGCCGGGCTACAAACGAAAATAAAAAAGTAATAATGAAAAACCTGGTACCAATGGCTTCCATTCAGATATTTTAACTTCTATTAGTAATTTAGAGCCTTATAATAAATTTTCTGCGCTTTTAGCAAAGAAAATTTGTTATCTAAGGCTCTTATCCAGGTAGTGTCAAGTATTTTTCGCACTTTTAATTTGAGATAGTCCTGAGTTAAAAATGAGAATGTGGGAAAGTGGAGCCCGCAAAGCGGGATCCAAAGGAGTGTGGGAAGCTCGCAGAGGTTTTCACACTCCTGGCTTTTCCACATTCCAGCGCCGACCATTTTGTTCATGCTGTTGTTAACACCTCCTCTTCGATGACTTCATTAAAGCGCTGCATGCTCATGTACATGCGGGTTCCCCAGCGTGTGCCCGCCACGTGGCGTAGCCTTGCCGCCACCAGCATCAATGCCGATTCGCCATCGGGAAAGCTCCCCACTACCCTTGTCCGCCGGCGGATCTCCCTCATGATCCGCTCCAATGGGTTGTTGGTGCGTAGGTGCCGCCAGTGCGCCTGTGGGAAGTGATAATAACTCAAGGTCTCATGGGCTCCTTCCCGGACCATCTTGGCTGCCTTGGCCAGCTTCATCTTCTCTAGCTTGGTTGCCACCGCCTTGATCTTGTCCTCGGCCGCTTTCCGATCCTCCTGGGCATGGATTGCCTTCAGCATGGCGGCTACCACCATAATCTTGCCACGAGGGATCACCGTAAACACGTTGCGGTAAAAGTGAACCACACAGCGCTGCCACCGGGCTTCGGGATAGACTTCGCCCAATGCTTCGACAAGCCCCAGGCACTTGTCCGAGACCACCAGGTCAATGCCGTTCAGTCCCCGCGTCTTCATGTGGCGCAAAAACGATAGCCAGCTCTCCTTTTCCCCGCACCAGCTCCGCTTCAGCCAGATGCCGTCCAAGTACACATAACAATGCTTGCCTTCGATGGGACGGTTGCGCCACTCGTTGATCCGCTCATAGGTCTTCTTGTTGAGGTTGCTGACCGTGCCGGGGCTGACCCGTGTTCCCCACAGGGCTTCGGTTATATCCTCCACCCGCCGCACGCTGACCCCGGCCAGGTACATCTCGATCAACGCTTCTTCCACCGAGCTCTCGCGGCGCCGATAGCGCTCAATGATGGCACTCTCAAATGTAAGGTGCCTCAACTTGGGTACCTGCAGCTCGACTTCTCCGGCCGTGACGTGCAGTTTGCGCTTGTAATGCCCAGCGCGCGTGTCCTGCCGCTCGGGGTTTCGTTCGTAGCGTCTGGCCTGGCACAACTTGTCGGCTTCCGCATCCAGCATGCCGTTGAGCATCTCCTCGACCGTCTGCTTCACCAATCGATCCACATGGGCCTGCACCTCTCCCTCGTTGATCTGGATGATCTGGGGCTTGCCCTCTTCCATTTTTGCCGCTTCCTTGCTATCCTTCTTCATGGTGGTCCTCCTTGTTTTAGGTTTTTAGCCAAACCGGAAGTATAACAACTTCCAAAAGCTTGGAGGACTACCTCTCCTCAAATGTGCGAAAAATATTTTACGTTATCCTTATCCAGCTCTGCTGGGTTAGGATGGAATCCATTTGATTCTGTAAATTTTTAATATTTTATATAGCTCTTTAAAATCAATTTGCTTAAAACTTTGCTGTTGCAACTGAGATTTCGCCCGTTCATATAATGCAATCGATCTTTGCGAAGGATCGTGCCGAGCCTCATATAATATTCCATCTGGCTTTTCGTTATGCTGCCAAATGGATAAAGACCACTGCTGGCTTTTAGAATAATCATCGCCACTGCATAGCCGATTGTCTGCCCCAATCAACGGCAAACCTTTGCCGGTCAAATTGACAAGTTTCAATGGCACTGTGCTTGCAAAAACAGCAAGATGATTTTTTTTAATTTCCTCTTCGGATATCCATTTTGTACCAGTCATCCACAAGAATCTCTCAGCAAAGGCTCCACGAATACTTTTTGAAAAATAGCTTATTCCAAATTCCATTGCAGGCGCATTGAACCGAAACAAGTTTTCTTTACAAAAAGAAAGCGGATCTCTTCCATTTTTAGAAAATCGATATAATACAAGCTTTTGATTTATTATCGGCAGTTTGATCGTGTTAAA
The genomic region above belongs to Candidatus Aminicenantes bacterium and contains:
- a CDS encoding type II toxin-antitoxin system PemK/MazF family toxin, whose translation is MKRGEVWWVNLDPSIGTEIKKTRPAVIISNDSANKFLNRVQIIPLTSNVENCYPSEAIIKLNGKDSKAMADQITTADKKRLQDKIGLLSSKDMMAIEKAVKIHLGLPL
- a CDS encoding IS256 family transposase, whose protein sequence is MEEGKPQIIQINEGEVQAHVDRLVKQTVEEMLNGMLDAEADKLCQARRYERNPERQDTRAGHYKRKLHVTAGEVELQVPKLRHLTFESAIIERYRRRESSVEEALIEMYLAGVSVRRVEDITEALWGTRVSPGTVSNLNKKTYERINEWRNRPIEGKHCYVYLDGIWLKRSWCGEKESWLSFLRHMKTRGLNGIDLVVSDKCLGLVEALGEVYPEARWQRCVVHFYRNVFTVIPRGKIMVVAAMLKAIHAQEDRKAAEDKIKAVATKLEKMKLAKAAKMVREGAHETLSYYHFPQAHWRHLRTNNPLERIMREIRRRTRVVGSFPDGESALMLVAARLRHVAGTRWGTRMYMSMQRFNEVIEEEVLTTA
- a CDS encoding RES family NAD+ phosphorylase, coding for MVSSSTKMLPHPNPPANFNTIKLPIINQKLVLYRFSKNGRDPLSFCKENLFRFNAPAMEFGISYFSKSIRGAFAERFLWMTGTKWISEEEIKKNHLAVFASTVPLKLVNLTGKGLPLIGADNRLCSGDDYSKSQQWSLSIWQHNEKPDGILYEARHDPSQRSIALYERAKSQLQQQSFKQIDFKELYKILKIYRIKWIPS